The Cicer arietinum cultivar CDC Frontier isolate Library 1 chromosome 1, Cicar.CDCFrontier_v2.0, whole genome shotgun sequence genome contains the following window.
AGTACAGTTGTTAGTACTCTTCAATCATTCAATTTGCTGCGAAATTCCCTTCTATTAAGTATATGAACACAATTATCAAAAAGCCCCCAgttgatttaaataataataacaaaataaaaattaaacggGGATATATCTACATTATGTCTAATGGAATAGCTCTTGATTGGTTATTATGCTTCCTTTGTCACTGTGAAATTTTCACTTGGATCTTTCTCACAGACTTGGACTTGTTCATTTTCTTTGACTTATTATTACTACTATCCCCACTACTATTGCTCCATGTATATCCCTCAGGAATAACAAAAGGATCTAAATCAAATGCCCCAGAAGAGGATCGTTGTTGCTGCTTATTACTCCTTGAAGTCCCTGATTGACTATTGTTTCGTCTCAAccatgaagatgaaaatgaagagtGACGGTTTTCTGGATTTTTCTCAGCTTCATCTTCAGCTGTTAAATGTCTAGGACTCGTAAACGGTGTATAGAATTTCTCAACTGGTTGAAGCTCCACGAACTTTGTGAACGTGATCACCACCCTTACCGTAGGGACCACTGGAATTGCCACCTGCCCCACCAATTCAAAACATCAATAACACCCAATTTCCATCACTGTCTTATCACATATCAAATCACTCAACAATTTTCGTAATGTTTCACACCTACTACTCAAATCAAGtcaattattgaaatatttgaccaataatatattattaaggCAACTTCAAGTCTAGGGTGTACTTCAAAATGGTTTAAATCTCCACCCACGTCTTATGAAAGTAAGAGTTacgatttttctttatttttatggatGAGAAAGTCACTTAATTACATTTCCattccataaaaataaatttgttatatgGACATTGTCTCATTTATAACAACGAGAAAtgtcataaatttttatttgttaagagaattattgatcaaattaaaattttacataaattttatggaCTAATCTAAAGTGGATTATATGTTGTGTTTGCTGTACATCGAAACACTCAACTATTATTAACCCCAAAACTTAGATACAATTCTTCCATATTGTTTTTATAAGTTGAAATAACATCTCCCTTTAAAGAAGGATAACAATGTATCATAATTCACCCAGAAAACAATGTAACAAATATACTATTTAGTATCATATAACAGAACAATTTTGTGACAGTTGAAATAGAATAAGTCGAAATTTAAATCAACCTATATCTTTTAGTAGATTTTTATAATTCACGAACGGCACAAATAGCAATTATAGAACAACTACGCATGTACCAAAAAGAGAACAACTACTCTTACTATTATTTGtcctaatattattatatttttgaccAAATTTTGTCctaatactattaaaaaaaattatttaatattattaaattttgacataTCTACATAACTTTGAATTTAATAGAAAATTcgattaatataaaaaatttataaatattaacttttaatggattcttgaaaaatattaacaaaaaatagtGTAAATTTTAGAATAACTATTTGGTGTATTTTATcttattcatattaatattattcttcAGTTTCTGTACGTTTCGCGATTGTGTGGGACCCAACACAATATATACAGTAATGGTCAACTAAGACATACCTTAACCGGAAAAGTTCCCGGCGGGAACTTCGTCGTGAGCAAATCTCTCATCCTTCTCACTGCTTTCACCTTGTTTGCCAGAATGTCGAGAAGCGGCAACAGCTCCTCCGTTTTCAACGGAAATTGCTCCGTCAACCATACCGACGGCCGTAAACTCTTCAAATACTCCTTCTCCTTCGCCGGTGGTGGAAGTGGCGTAGGCTGCGCCAATCTAACCGTTGCAGAAGACTTTCTATGCGGTGGAATCATCGATGAAGGAACGTCCACGCTTTTTCTTCCCAGTGGGACCCACTCTCTATCTTCTCGAACGAAGCTACTGTGTCTTCTTTTGTCGGAACCTAACGGCATTCCAAAACTTGGATTCTCGGCCACAAGAAAACCGTCTTCGTCCTCGTCTAATTCCAACGGTATAACTTGCTCGCTACTTGATTCACCGGCGGCAACTTTTCTTGACTTGAAACTGAAAAGCACGTTTTGCACTTCGTAAACCTTCGCCTTCCATTCTCCAACGTTCTCCGTCTTATCTTGTTTTCTCCAATTCTTCCTTCCGATGAGTTCTGCCTTCGTAACGTCCATTCCAGGTCGGTACATGCTCGTCTGTGAACATAATCCGGCAACGTCGGAATCACTCATCGGAGCTCCGGCATTTTCAAATGCGTCGAAGATTTTCCGATCGTCGCGGTTGAGGACTAGCAAAGATCCTGAGGGGACGGCGTGCGCGTGGTCTCCGTCACCGAGGAAGAGGAAGCTCTGATCGGCGCGTTGGATCTTGAAACCATCGAATCCGGCGAGTGAAGTATCCGCGCGTAGGTTACCATCGCGTTTCCAGATTTTGTAGGTGTCAGAAGGAGCAAACATGTCAACGAAAGGAATGACGGAGCTCTCGAAGTGGAATGAGATCTCCATGTAGAAATCACGCATACGGCGGAGCACAGCGACTAGACGAGGAAGACGGCGACGCCATTTTATCCAAGCGGAGCGCTGATGATGGCGGACAAGAACCGCCGAGATTTCCGTCGCGCGTCGACATAGTGCTTCCTGAAGAGGGTTCCAACCGGCGGCATTATGAAGAGACACGTCGGCACCGGCGGAGGCGAGGGATTTAGCAGCGGAAATATCATTTAAACGAACGGCAAGGTGGAGAGGCGTTTCCCTCAAGGGAACATCGCGTCGATCAAGCACGGCGGAGATTTGATCAGCAACTCGTTCCTGAGCGAGCGAGTCAGACTCAGTGTGAATTTGAGTGGGGTCAGGGAAACGCGGAAGGGACGAGATAATTCTAGAAAGTGCGGCGCGGTTTCCAATTGCAACGGCGTAGTGAACTGGACTGTGTGCGTATTGTTCTGGCTTCAATTCATGAAACGACGTCGTAGGAGGGTTCCCTTTCGCCATATCAGTTAGTCCCAATTATACcaatgttttggatttgaaAATTTGGGAATAGCATAGAATGGACTAGATTATGAAATTGAGTAATAAACTCGATAGGATGAATATGCTAAGCTTAATTTCAGGGATTTCGGCTTCACGTGTTTTTCTCATTCCTTTTCTGCGTTTTTATTCTCTCTTTGGCTCTGCTATTAAAGCCGTGGAATGGGTGTTATGTTAtgtttataaattctttttttattgtaattaaatgaatgattttaatgttatatttgataattaattaattgagaaGAAGTAACTCTTTCTTATGGACAGACAGTCACAGTGGGATCCCCCTCCAGGTGGAAAGATAACTGCAGCGGTTGCagtttcatcttttattttactGTTGCCTGAGGATATATTggtgatttcatttttaaacatACATAGTACTGTTCTGATCTGATTGATGActaaagaattattttttaacatgcGTGGAGAAATAGATGGCTAGTATAGTACTctctttagatttttttatcaaaaaaaagtACCCCGTTTAATTTTGTCGTTTCTAACTTGTACTAAAATTTTTAGATAGATCATTACTTTACCCTACCAGTccaatacatttattttaagatgCACAAGTATTTGTCCATTTGGATTCCGCTAAAGCCCAAGGACAGGTTCAGGATTCactataattcaatttatactaaacatttttagaattaaaaaaatataaggatAAAGAAGAGTAAAATGAGAagataattttatgtatatcCAAAACAAAACACTTGGTAGCTATataatttcaacaaataaaatcttgttgataaaaaaaatcaataatatctTGATTATATCAATGTATCTGTTATTTTCTATATATCTAAAACAAAACGctctatttttcaaaaaaaaataaaaatcactcCCTCTAAATAAATAAGAACCAAAATTTTACAGATTTTTTAGAATAGCACCTATCTCTTCCAACCGATTGTGTTCTTTACGCCAATAAAGCTTTTTGTTCAAAGCTTTACGTAAACAAACCAAACAACATATTAATacttaatatattatatgtataatattaatatagaggcaaaataaattagaaataagtCAGCCGGAGCCCCTACTAGTTCATACATACATCTAACTGTGATTTATTAGAATGTTTGGAAGTTTGGTTAcaaatgacatattttaaaaaaaattaaagaaggaaacaaatatttttaaaaataaactaaacgGAATTAAGATGTTATattattcttttcattttttaaaatatttatataacaaaacataaatttagtttttcaaaattcaactcCCGAGTATATTTTTATaggataatttatatattttaaagttgcACCAATGactttgacaaaaataaataaattttacacaaATGATATGCGATAGTTTTTTTCTCTCAGTTAGACACTGGTCGATCAAGATTAAGATATaactagggatgagaataggctagaTCGTCCGTCATGGGCCTATGGTCTAACCTACTTATGGCATgtcctgacctatttaataaaaagattaggtttaggccatttttaaagcctatttatttaataggtcagactcagacttataaaaaagcctattaggcctgacaggccggtctatatatattttattatttattaatattatttattattattattatattaataatattatttcctattttaaattttatcaattaagcaattattcaatatatatttcatattcagtagttgtttCATATTCGGTAGCATTCCATATTTGATAGTCATTTAATATTTGGTAgctgttcaattagtcaatcactcagtagtctttcatatttgtttaaaaggtaataatgagtgtatttgtttcagaaaaaaaaaaatctattatttgacacaaaaagttattctttagggtttaaaggatatttgtttcatattttttaaaaattattttaaataggcttccaggtcaggccagacttttaaaaaggtcaggtcaggccggaaaaaaaacctatgataggccgtaggcctaaaaaataaatcgtagacCAGACTCAGACTTTTCAAAGTCTGGTTTGGCCTgacctattctcacccctaGATATAACTCAAAGATTCATGGcgcaaattatttatataaaccgatattattaaataaatgtatctgataatataatttataaacatgTAATTGAAACCTCTTTAGCAACGAGAGTTGGTACATATATATGTCTCACATCTATCGTAACTTCAgttaaattacatatattatcctataaattataagtaaattattttataaatattataggcTAGCATTTCacggattaatatttttgtatcaagaaagcattgatatataaaatGCATGTAAATTTTaacgaaaaataattttaataatttaattgacaaactttatttgtttggatttttatatagtttctatttttttaatctcattttagtttaatttatatcGTTTAAATAATGCAAATGAAAGGAGTTACTAAAGTgtcaatataattatatgtcaATAATCATTTTAACTACATTCTtttgtctaaaaaaaaaatctttaattaACATTAATAGACTCAAATTTAACTACCATGTtttcttttaagaaaaaaaaaagaataaataaatggaGATTGAACCCTAACATAATAGTTAGTTTCTCACTATTTAGGATCAAAGTTTGAATcctataaaaaatgaaaatactcATTGAATTatcaagttaaaaataaaaaataaaaaataaaaacgaatCCAACTCAAATATTTGCCTAATACTAGGTGCTTATAACacaatttatgttttatacTACTTAGTTTAAAAAGCAAAGAAAAGCAtacatagaagaaaaaataaagcaCACGGAAcatttgctttgcttgattccaAATTTCAATGATGATTATTTGATATTTCAGCGATGGTTTGGTTAAAACATAGAGATTTGGTCTAAAGTTAAGATTGAAAGGCACAAAGCAGAAGTGAAAGGGTGCATAGCTTAATTTCTACCATACTGTTGGGTCGGAGGAGATTGGGGCCCTATTGATCCCTATGTTCCCATGTAACCAAACACAGACGCCATTTTCAGTTGCCTTTCGTTTCCAGCTCATAGGAGAATGTCTCCACTTACAATTTACTGAAAGAGACTACTTCTATGTAAAAACCTAATGGGACCCTTTAATTATCGAAACATATAATTCCAACTCATGATTAATCATAAATCATTTCAAGTGTCTTTCCTCTTTTTACCTAACATATCATCAATCTTGAGCAGTTTAAATCTTCTAGACTTCTAGTTATTCAAGTGTTTTTATTATGTAAGCGTGAGCGTGGATTCAGTACCAATTATAAGTTATCATCATTATTAACTAATAAAGAAGATCTATACTATAAATTATGGAGTGCAATAGTTAtgcaatattataaaataattttaaatcgtGTCTAATAATGATCAATCATCCTATTATCtatatataacagtttttttaaataaaaaaaataccattAATGACAATTTTTAAATCTCAGTTATGATgtgaaattcaaattttacaaaacCTAAGTCAGCTAGTTAATTAAGGGATGCATCCTTGGTAAAAGTGTATTTTTATGCTTATTGGTGCCATAGAAAATGCAATCTGTATACGAAAACAGCTTTAGCAGCTTTCCttttaaataaagaaagaagaaaaaattagtattttctcttTGCTTAATGAGCAGAGAGAGAGACAAAAAGCAAAAGAATCGATGTTTCATACTATCGTTAATTTTACAGCTTTTACTCTATGACTTTAATTTGAATgcttttatagattttttttgacAATATGCTTTTGTTGTGGTTAGGGGGGTGCAGTAATAAGATCCGTGGTCCACAAAGATGTTATTTTGTTACACTCAAATAAATTAGGGCcaatatttatgaaaaataagttttattttgttacatATGATAAACTAGTTTGGTACTTATGAAAGATGAAAGATCTGTTGTTTATTTAGAATAACAAAAAACTAAATTGTGAAAACAATTGCTTGAAACTCGATATCGTCTagctgataaaaaaaaattaattgattagaAAACATTATAATTACAACAAactatatacttttttttattgaaaactaGAGAAAGTCATTATCAGTTCATATTTTATGTGTAAGGCAAAAAATATAGGATCACTTTGTCTGggattgattttgattttgttgtaaTGCATCATAATCAATTCTCCAACTGCAGCTAAACATCGTCAAACACTCAGCAAATGAAAGTTTCAACTACAATTTGAGTCGATAACATAGACATATCATAAAAGCCATACTGAAGACTATTATACTGAGATAACATACATGCTGATCTTCAATCATCAAGACAGAcaacttattataaaatagcAGCAACACTCATAATTCGTGGAAAGCTTCTTCATTCCAGTTCCTTCAGAAAATCTTGATTGTCAACCAACACCTACAAAATTCATACAAATTGAATCATACCAcatacttagcatttataaaGGCAGTAAATTGAACACAGACAACGGTGTAAAATGTTCAAAACGAAATATACTTCATTGCCATGACTACATGGTCAAAATTAGATATGAACATTGAATAGTATAAGTT
Protein-coding sequences here:
- the LOC101504296 gene encoding uncharacterized protein translates to MAKGNPPTTSFHELKPEQYAHSPVHYAVAIGNRAALSRIISSLPRFPDPTQIHTESDSLAQERVADQISAVLDRRDVPLRETPLHLAVRLNDISAAKSLASAGADVSLHNAAGWNPLQEALCRRATEISAVLVRHHQRSAWIKWRRRLPRLVAVLRRMRDFYMEISFHFESSVIPFVDMFAPSDTYKIWKRDGNLRADTSLAGFDGFKIQRADQSFLFLGDGDHAHAVPSGSLLVLNRDDRKIFDAFENAGAPMSDSDVAGLCSQTSMYRPGMDVTKAELIGRKNWRKQDKTENVGEWKAKVYEVQNVLFSFKSRKVAAGESSSEQVIPLELDEDEDGFLVAENPSFGMPLGSDKRRHSSFVREDREWVPLGRKSVDVPSSMIPPHRKSSATVRLAQPTPLPPPAKEKEYLKSLRPSVWLTEQFPLKTEELLPLLDILANKVKAVRRMRDLLTTKFPPGTFPVKVAIPVVPTVRVVITFTKFVELQPVEKFYTPFTSPRHLTAEDEAEKNPENRHSSFSSSWLRRNNSQSGTSRSNKQQQRSSSGAFDLDPFVIPEGYTWSNSSGDSSNNKSKKMNKSKSVRKIQVKISQ